Genomic segment of Flavobacteriales bacterium:
ACCAAACGGTGTCAAGAGTTTGTTCGCCGCATTGATTAGCGACTTTAGTTTTTTTTGATGTTGAGCAACCAGACAAACCGGCATAGATGGCAAGTATAAGAAGTAGATAATATTTTTTATTCATTGTTTATGCTTATAAATTTACAAGTGTATTCAAAGATACGAAAACTCTTCTGACCTCAACATCCAAAACGGCAGTATCGGTAAAACACTTCATGATTTAAAACAAATTCCATAATAACGCTCCAGTTTATGGTCAATTTTAAATTTGTACGTTACCGGTGTTAAAATTACTTTGTTTGCCATTATATTCTCTATTCACTTGGAGGTTAGATTTTCCATTTCCTTCCATTGCAAGATTTCTTCTTTCGACTTTTGGTTAAAAATATTAAGTGCCATGGCCTCGCCTAAAGATTGTACGGCTATACCGCGGTATTTCGTCATGGAGCCCTGCATTAAAGGCTTAAACAATGGAAATAATCTTAGCATTAACCATTGAGTGAAACCAAAACGGTTGGTTGGGGTTAGAATCATTGATGGCTGAAAAACACTTAAACGCTTAAAATCGAGTTTCGACAACTCTTCCTGCAATTCACCTTTTACCTTTAAATAAAAGTTTCTGGATTTAGAATTAGCACCAACGGAAGATAAAATTTCAAAATGCTGAACGCCTGAATTTTTACAATGAGAAGCAAATTCTATCACTGCCTTTTTATCAACTTTTACCAATTCCTCTCTGCTCACTTTTGATGGTTCGCCAACACCCAAAGTGCAGATGGCCACAGTGTGTCCGTTTAAATATGACTTGTATGTTTCGGGGTTGAAAACATCAACTTCATATTGTTCTACTTGGATATTACCCGTTTCTAAATTTTCAATTTTTCGCCTTCCCAATAAAGTAATGCGATGTATCTTGTATGGCTGTTGCAATAATGCTTTAAGCACATAACTTCCGGCCATACCTGTTGCACCGAGCATAACCACAGAAATCGAATTATTGCTATTTTGTAATTCATCCATTGTTTTTTTCTTTTAAATTTTTGTATTCGCTTTCAGCCATTGCAGAAACTTTGATAGAAGCTCCATCCCGATAGCTATCGGGAGTGGTGTGAGAGGTGCACTCTCCTCGTTTATGGGGAGAGCCGCCTACTCGATTGTACACCGTTTTTTTTTATTCAGTTTTATATTGTTGTCCTACATTTTCAGGATTTTTTAAGTCAATCCAAAATATGTCCAATGGCTCATTAGATTCCATTTGACCATTTTGATTTTTATCTAATCTGGCAAATACATACATTAAATCATTTGCAGAATCATATTCTGAACTCATTACCGAATAAATTTTTGGAATAAGTGCTTTTTTATTCTGTCCATTTATGTCAAAAAAGTAAAATCTTCTCAAATCTTTTACATTTATAAAACCATCTTCATTTGTGTCCTCATCGTATGCAGAAACCATATAGAAATCCCTTTTTACAGGTTGAAAATTTAGCGTATCCTTTGAAAAAGTAGGATAATATAATGTTTTGATTAGCACAGGTTTATCAAATAGTTTGTTTTCTGTTTTTGTTCGATGGTTATAATGTGAAATGTTTACGAAATTATAGCCGTAAATTGCCTCAAATCCGGGCATTAGGTTGTTATTCCAATTATTCCCTATTTCATATTCATCGACCCAAGAAGAATGAAATTCATTTGACCCAGTAAATGGCTCATTAGTTCGCTTATCATAGTTAACCTTATAGATTGGTGTCAATCTATGTTCAGAATTGAAAGTCAACAGAACATTTCTTGGTCTTGTTTCAAGTTTCAAAGAGTCAATTTGAAGTCCGACAACTTTTTGTCCGTCTTCATTTTCTGTAATTTCATTTACCTGAAATCCTTTTTTATCAATCTTGTTGTCAGAGCAACTTGATATCAATAATCCAAAAAATATTGTTATTAAAATTCTATTCATTTCTATTCTTCTAATGTGGAACAACGGTTCTCGGCTTTGCGAAGTGGTGGAATTTCAGCATCAAAGTTACTAAAAACCGCTAAACTTTGATAAAGCACAAAAGTTTCTAAAAAAGTACTGAACACGCCACTTTTGCAAAACCCGTGTGCCTGTTGCAGAACTCAAAAGTAACTCTATTTTTCAACTATTTCAAAAAAGTTGTAATTTTAATCTTCTTATTATCAGCGAGTTAATTGTATTTTGTTTTTGAGGTAAAAATCAAAAATAGCGTTGAGGGTAGTTGTGCAACAGCTACCCTTGTTAGCGGTTCGTTGTTTTGTCTATGTCGTTTCTACAAGTTTTTTTAGTGTTTGTAAAATAGGATTTTCTTCACCTTGTGGTTCTTCCTGAACTGCGTTTGGTCGGTTGTCTTCTTGTATAATTTCAAGTTTTGTTTGTCCGTTTTCTGCTGTCAAAACATAGTTCATTATAAAATAATTTTCAGGCTTGTCTTCAAGGTCAGGTCTTGGTGCAAATAACGAATAATTAAGTTTTGTCAATGGAGTAAATTCCAAAACTGTTCCCCATTGTTCAAATACTTTGTCCTCCCATTTTGTTACGAATTTTATAGAAGTCCCTATTTCCCAGCTTGTTTGTAAGTCGCTACCATATTGCCAAAGTTTTACTTTTTCAGGATTTGTCAATGCGTCCCAAACTTTGTCTGGCGAAGCGTTTAGTTTTATTGTTGAAATGTTTGTTGCCATATTTTATTTGTTAATTGTTTTTTGTCGTTTTGTAATGTCCCGTAAAAATTTTGTCGTCTGTTTGGTGTTTTGTCAGGTGTTCATTGCAATGACAGCTAACGTTAACTTGTAGCCGCCGTTTGTCCATGTTCAGAGGTTTCGCGGACGCGAAACCGTCGAACGGGCAAATGGAGGCTACAAAATGTGTGTGCCGCAAATGGCAAACACTCTCCAAATTTAGCTGAAAGGAGGGTGATAACCAATAGTTAAAAGATTATTGGATTAGCTGATGAGGTAAAAGTCCTCTATACGCGTAGAAGATTAGTGCAGGGAAGTATTCGTAAGCCCCAAGCCCGATATTGGGTACAACCATCACCGTATCAAGGTTAAAACAAAGGGGTTATCTATCAATGACCGACTATTATCACAAACAAAGGTCAAGTTAACAAACCGCCGTATTCGAGACCCGAATCCCGATAGCTATCGGGAGTGGTGTGAGAGGTGCACTCTCCTCATTTATGGGGAGAGCCGCCTACTCGATTGTGCGGTCGGCTTTTTTATTCTTAATTCAAATTCATCTATTACCTTCAAGCATTCTGAGTAGTCAGAAACATACCTGTCACTTTCGAATTGCTCCTTAAAATATTGATAGTAGTTGTCGTAAGTTTTTTCAAAAATCTCATTCCAAGCTTTGTCTTGATTCTCTATTAGTTTCAACTCTTTTGCAGAAACCATCGCTAATATTCTGTCACCAGGTAAATCTTTGCCTGGATTATCGTGCCATAGTTCAAACGCTATTTCAATTCGGTTAGGATTGAGTTTTAAAAGCTGCTCTCCAAGATATTCACTAAATGAAATTTGGTCAATCTCTATTAAGTCTCCGTTTTCTTCTACTTGAAAAAATTCGACCTTCACATTTCCCATGAATTCTAAGGTTACTGGAAAAACAAGTTTATCATGGTTAATTTTAATATCTAACCTTTCTACGATTGCGTCTGAAAAAACGTGAGTCGAAAAGTCATTCAGGTCAATGAGTAGTTTTTCGTCGCCCAACTTGAAACTAGTTATCCAACTATCATGAAGTTTTCCGATTAGATATTTTTTCAAGTTCCCTAATTGGTCAGAATTATCATCTAGGAATTTTGAATATTGTGCAAAATCAAAGATTGGTTGGTCCAAGTCGACAAAGTCGTCTGCCAAAAATGGAGCAATTTCTTTTATGTTTCTAGTTTCTGTCATTTAATCTTTTATAGTTTTTTAGCTGCCGCACAACGGTTTGGCTATGATGCGTATCCCGCAGGGTATGCAATATAGCTCTTGTTACCTTGCGTTTATTAATACTGATATCCCATCTATGACACGGCAAACTTCAACTCCTTCAACATTATAATAATTTTCTATGGTCTCTCCATTCTGAATTTTGCGTTTCAAATATGAGTATTTTAATTCAATGCCCCGCCCAAGATCATTATGGTCTGCATCAATTAATTCTGAATTGGAATCGAGAAATTGCTCTTCAATAACAAAAGTGCTATCAGCCGAGTCAGTTTTTTTTACTTGAATTGACAATCCATTTTTATTTGGTTTTAAAACATCACCTCGGCCAATTCTTTTTACAATTATCTCGTTTTCTTTGTCATTGTAAAACGTTGCAATTTTAATGACTAATTGAAGTTGATTGTCAAATTCAGATTTTTCGATAATCCGTCCTTGTGAATCAACAATTGTAAGATTTCGATATTCCAATTTCGACTTAGAATCAAAATAGTCGGTAATTGTTGAATCTCCGAGATATTTATATTCAGTTATCGGGTTTAAATCCCACAGGTAATATTCTCCCTTTAGATTATAACCAACCCTTTTTATTGTCCTTCCCTTTTTATCCTTAAGAAAATAGGACACAGTCAAACCGAGGTAT
This window contains:
- a CDS encoding NAD(P)H-binding protein codes for the protein MDELQNSNNSISVVMLGATGMAGSYVLKALLQQPYKIHRITLLGRRKIENLETGNIQVEQYEVDVFNPETYKSYLNGHTVAICTLGVGEPSKVSREELVKVDKKAVIEFASHCKNSGVQHFEILSSVGANSKSRNFYLKVKGELQEELSKLDFKRLSVFQPSMILTPTNRFGFTQWLMLRLFPLFKPLMQGSMTKYRGIAVQSLGEAMALNIFNQKSKEEILQWKEMENLTSK
- a CDS encoding SRPBCC domain-containing protein, with the protein product MATNISTIKLNASPDKVWDALTNPEKVKLWQYGSDLQTSWEIGTSIKFVTKWEDKVFEQWGTVLEFTPLTKLNYSLFAPRPDLEDKPENYFIMNYVLTAENGQTKLEIIQEDNRPNAVQEEPQGEENPILQTLKKLVETT